A region of Massilia sp. KIM DNA encodes the following proteins:
- a CDS encoding 3-methyl-2-oxobutanoate dehydrogenase (2-methylpropanoyl-transferring) subunit alpha: MSQSQPLSLHVPEPTGRPGCKTDFSYLQVSPAGSVRRPPVDVAPLDTSDIASSLIRVLDENGDAVGPWAEEPDRELLRFGLRTMMKTRIFDARMVIAQRQKKMSFYMTSLGEEAIGTAHALALQDGDMNFPTYRQQSLLMAREVPMVEMICQLLSNERDPLKGRQLPVMYSVRRAGFFTISGNLATQYPQAVGWAMASAIKGDTKIASAWIGDGATAESDFSTALTFAHVYRAPVILNVVNNQWAISTFQAIAGGESVTFATRGIGSGIASLRVDGNDFLAVLAASRWAAERARSNLGPALIEWVTYRAGPHSTSDDPSRYRPADDYSRFPLGDPIARLRQHLTRLGWWSDQEHEAVQAELEAEVLAAQKEAEQFGVLGDERAPSAATMFEDVYKDMPEHLRRQRQELGV, encoded by the coding sequence ATGAGCCAGAGTCAACCTCTGTCGCTGCACGTACCGGAGCCTACCGGCCGCCCGGGCTGCAAGACCGATTTTTCGTATCTCCAGGTAAGTCCCGCCGGCAGCGTCCGGCGTCCCCCTGTCGACGTGGCGCCGCTCGATACCAGCGATATCGCGTCCAGCCTGATCCGCGTGCTCGACGAAAACGGCGACGCCGTCGGCCCCTGGGCCGAGGAGCCCGACCGCGAGCTGCTGCGCTTCGGCCTGCGCACCATGATGAAGACGCGCATCTTCGACGCGCGCATGGTGATCGCCCAGCGCCAGAAGAAGATGTCCTTCTACATGACCTCGCTCGGCGAGGAAGCCATCGGCACCGCGCATGCGCTCGCGCTCCAGGATGGCGACATGAATTTCCCGACTTACCGCCAGCAAAGCCTGCTGATGGCGCGCGAAGTGCCGATGGTCGAGATGATCTGCCAGTTGCTGTCCAATGAGCGCGATCCGCTCAAGGGCCGCCAGCTCCCGGTGATGTACTCGGTGCGCCGCGCCGGCTTCTTCACCATCTCGGGCAACCTCGCGACCCAGTATCCGCAAGCCGTGGGCTGGGCCATGGCCTCCGCCATCAAAGGCGACACGAAAATCGCCTCGGCCTGGATCGGCGACGGCGCCACCGCCGAATCCGATTTCTCCACCGCCCTCACCTTCGCCCACGTCTACCGCGCCCCGGTGATCCTCAACGTGGTCAACAACCAGTGGGCGATCTCGACCTTCCAGGCCATCGCCGGCGGCGAGTCGGTCACCTTTGCCACTCGCGGCATCGGCAGCGGCATCGCCTCGCTGCGCGTGGACGGCAACGACTTCCTGGCCGTGCTGGCGGCCTCGCGCTGGGCCGCCGAGCGCGCCCGCAGCAACCTGGGACCGGCCCTGATCGAATGGGTCACCTACCGCGCCGGCCCGCACTCGACCTCGGACGACCCGTCGCGCTACCGCCCGGCGGACGACTACAGCCGCTTCCCGCTGGGCGACCCGATCGCCCGCCTGCGCCAGCACCTGACCCGGCTCGGATGGTGGTCGGACCAGGAGCACGAGGCCGTGCAGGCCGAGCTCGAGGCCGAAGTGCTGGCCGCGCAAAA
- a CDS encoding DMT family transporter — MKNQLVYGKLVLVTLFWGGTFIAGRIVAHALPPMTAAALRFALAAALLLAVAWKMEGGLPRLSAKQVGATAALGLTGIFLYNLCFFGALGSMPAGRAALFIALNPIVTALAAAVLLRERLHALKWAGIALAFVGAAIVITRGDPLAALHDLGQSLGKGELLMLCAISSWAAYTLVGRAALKGLSPIAATTYAALWGLLFLLIGAAPDLLRQDWSLIGWQVWTSIAYLGAFGTVLGFIWYYEGVKAIGASRTAVFNNLVPVFGISLAALLLGEQVLASMVAGGVLVAAGVTLTNR, encoded by the coding sequence ATGAAAAACCAGCTCGTGTACGGCAAACTCGTCCTCGTCACCCTGTTCTGGGGCGGCACCTTCATCGCCGGCCGCATCGTCGCCCACGCGCTGCCGCCCATGACCGCCGCCGCCCTGCGCTTCGCCCTGGCCGCCGCGCTGCTGCTGGCCGTGGCCTGGAAGATGGAGGGCGGGCTGCCGCGCCTGTCCGCCAAGCAGGTCGGCGCCACCGCCGCCCTCGGCCTGACCGGCATCTTCCTCTACAACCTGTGCTTCTTCGGCGCGCTGGGCAGCATGCCCGCCGGCCGCGCGGCCCTCTTCATCGCCCTCAATCCCATCGTGACCGCTCTGGCCGCCGCCGTGCTGCTGCGCGAGCGCCTGCATGCGCTCAAGTGGGCCGGCATCGCCCTCGCCTTCGTCGGCGCCGCCATCGTGATCACCCGCGGCGATCCGCTCGCCGCTCTGCACGACCTCGGCCAGTCGCTCGGCAAGGGCGAACTCCTGATGCTGTGCGCGATCAGCAGCTGGGCCGCCTACACCCTGGTCGGCCGCGCGGCCCTGAAGGGCCTGTCGCCGATCGCCGCCACCACCTACGCGGCCCTGTGGGGCCTGCTCTTCCTCCTGATCGGCGCCGCGCCCGACCTGCTGCGCCAGGACTGGAGCCTCATCGGCTGGCAGGTCTGGACCAGCATCGCCTACCTGGGCGCCTTCGGCACCGTGCTCGGCTTCATCTGGTACTACGAGGGCGTGAAAGCCATCGGCGCCTCGCGCACCGCCGTCTTCAACAACCTGGTGCCGGTGTTCGGCATCAGCCTGGCCGCCCTGCTGCTGGGCGAGCAGGTGCTGGCTTCGATGGTCGCCGGCGGCGTGCTGGTCGCTGCTGGCGTCACCCTCACCAACCGCTAG
- a CDS encoding LysR family transcriptional regulator has product MTFTQLEIFVMVAEMRGFTLAALRLGISQSAVSHAIRSLEQELSVQLVERQQAGVEVTELGRRLLVRAREILGLQEAMRQDAAVARGLNQGLIRIGSFGPTSSLKLLPAILRAYRARYPGIEVQIDEGPDAAVIQWVADRRVDVGFAVLPDERFDAVPLVEDQLMALLHRDHPLAAKRAVTLQELAQDPFIMPEQGCSALVEPLFAQAGLSPRVRYRMSQMVTVLGLVDVGDGITVMPELALPDAMDETHPRIVARPLRPMVKRRVGLVFRSLAQAAPAVQAFAEIARLAARDIGRREPPQQAAA; this is encoded by the coding sequence ATGACCTTTACCCAGCTCGAAATCTTCGTGATGGTGGCCGAGATGCGCGGCTTCACCCTGGCCGCGCTTCGCTTGGGCATCAGCCAGTCGGCCGTCTCGCATGCGATCCGCTCGCTGGAGCAGGAACTGAGCGTGCAACTGGTGGAGCGCCAGCAGGCCGGGGTCGAGGTCACCGAGCTCGGACGGCGGCTCCTGGTGCGGGCGCGTGAGATCCTCGGCCTGCAGGAAGCGATGCGCCAGGACGCGGCGGTGGCGCGCGGCCTGAACCAGGGCCTGATCCGGATCGGCTCCTTCGGGCCGACGTCCTCGCTCAAGCTGCTGCCGGCGATCCTGCGGGCCTACCGGGCGCGCTATCCGGGCATCGAGGTGCAGATCGACGAGGGGCCCGACGCGGCCGTGATCCAGTGGGTGGCGGACCGGCGCGTGGACGTGGGCTTCGCGGTGCTTCCGGACGAGCGTTTCGACGCGGTGCCGCTGGTGGAAGACCAGCTCATGGCCCTGCTGCACCGCGACCATCCCCTGGCGGCCAAGCGCGCCGTCACCTTGCAGGAGCTGGCCCAGGATCCCTTCATCATGCCGGAGCAGGGCTGTTCGGCGCTGGTGGAGCCGCTGTTCGCCCAGGCCGGGCTGAGCCCCCGGGTGCGCTACCGGATGTCGCAGATGGTGACGGTGCTGGGCCTGGTGGACGTGGGGGACGGCATCACGGTGATGCCCGAGCTGGCGCTGCCGGACGCGATGGACGAGACCCATCCGCGCATCGTGGCGCGGCCGCTGCGGCCGATGGTCAAGCGGCGGGTCGGACTGGTGTTCCGCAGCCTGGCCCAGGCCGCGCCGGCGGTGCAGGCCTTCGCCGAGATCGCGCGCCTGGCGGCCAGGGACATCGGGCGGCGCGAGCCGCCCCAGCAGGCCGCCGCCTAG
- a CDS encoding amino acid permease → MQDAQNELKRGLKNRHIQLIALGGAIGTGLFLGVASTVKMAGPAVLLGYAIAGAVAFLIIRQLAEMIVDEPVAGSISHFADKYCGRMAGFVSGWNYWVMYILVSLAELSALGIYMQYWFPELPTWVTALGFFVLVNAVNLMNVKAFGEMEFWFALIKVVAVVGMIVFGIWLLASGGAGPEAGVANLWRHGGFFPNGLTGLAMSMAIIMFSFGGLEFIGLTAAEADDPSRTIPRATNNALYRILIFYIGALAVLLSLYPWQKVIEGGSPFVLIFKELDSGVVAHALNFVVLTAALSVYNGCVYANSRMLFGLAQQGNAPRALLLVSKRGVPLAALAVSAAATLVAIAVMYFLPGEALGMMMMLAVAALVINWAMISWGHLRFRRQKDREGHKTVFPSPFYPLSNYLCLAFVAALLIAMLLTGFELAVYLIPVWLGALCLGYLVRERRVRAAAAV, encoded by the coding sequence ATGCAAGACGCGCAGAACGAACTCAAACGCGGACTCAAGAACCGCCATATCCAGCTCATCGCCCTCGGCGGGGCCATCGGCACCGGACTGTTCCTCGGTGTCGCCTCCACCGTCAAGATGGCCGGGCCGGCGGTCCTGCTGGGCTATGCCATCGCGGGCGCGGTCGCCTTCCTGATCATCCGCCAGCTCGCCGAGATGATCGTCGACGAACCGGTCGCGGGTTCGATCAGCCATTTCGCGGACAAGTACTGCGGCCGCATGGCCGGCTTCGTCTCGGGCTGGAACTACTGGGTGATGTACATCCTCGTCAGCCTGGCCGAGCTCTCGGCCCTGGGCATCTACATGCAGTACTGGTTCCCTGAACTGCCGACCTGGGTCACAGCCCTCGGCTTCTTCGTGCTGGTCAACGCGGTCAACCTGATGAACGTGAAGGCCTTCGGCGAGATGGAATTCTGGTTCGCGCTGATCAAGGTGGTGGCCGTGGTCGGCATGATCGTGTTCGGCATCTGGCTGCTGGCCAGCGGCGGCGCCGGGCCGGAGGCGGGCGTGGCCAACCTGTGGCGCCACGGCGGCTTCTTCCCCAACGGCCTCACCGGCCTGGCGATGTCGATGGCGATCATCATGTTCTCCTTCGGTGGCCTGGAGTTCATCGGCCTGACCGCCGCCGAGGCGGACGATCCGAGCCGCACCATCCCGCGCGCGACCAACAACGCCCTGTACCGCATCCTGATCTTCTACATCGGCGCGCTGGCCGTGCTGCTCTCGCTCTACCCCTGGCAGAAGGTGATCGAGGGCGGCAGTCCCTTTGTGCTCATCTTCAAGGAGCTGGACAGCGGCGTGGTCGCCCACGCGCTCAACTTCGTGGTGCTGACGGCGGCCCTGTCGGTGTACAACGGCTGCGTGTACGCCAACAGCCGCATGCTGTTCGGCCTGGCCCAGCAGGGCAACGCCCCGCGCGCGCTGCTGCTGGTCTCGAAACGCGGGGTGCCGCTGGCGGCGCTGGCCGTCTCGGCGGCGGCCACCCTGGTGGCGATCGCGGTCATGTACTTCCTGCCGGGCGAGGCGCTGGGCATGATGATGATGCTGGCGGTGGCGGCCCTGGTGATCAACTGGGCCATGATCTCGTGGGGACACCTGCGCTTCCGCCGGCAGAAGGACCGCGAGGGCCACAAGACGGTATTCCCCAGCCCCTTCTATCCGCTGTCGAACTACCTGTGCCTGGCCTTCGTGGCGGCGCTCCTGATCGCGATGCTGCTGACCGGCTTCGAGCTCGCGGTCTACCTGATCCCGGTGTGGCTGGGGGCGCTCTGCCTCGGCTACCTCGTGCGCGAACGGCGCGTGCGCGCGGCGGCGGCCGTTTAA
- a CDS encoding glycerate kinase, producing the protein MSSQSASSLLRAMFDAAIGAALPQRCIQAHLPPPPRGRTLVLGAGKAAASMAQALESHWPGPLEGLVVTRYGYKVPTRSVEVVEAAHPVPDAAGLAAAQRMLALTKGLNEDDLVICLISGGGSALLPLPAPGVTIADKQSINKALLASGATISEMNCVRRHLSAIKGGRLAAACHPARVVTLLISDVPGDDPIDIASGPTVADPSTCADALEVVRRYGIVLPEAARRLLESGEGESVKPGDPRLARAEAHLIATPQMALEAAARVGEAAGVAVHILGDSLEGEARSAGSLLGGIARQVAERGQPFRPPCILLSGGETTVTVRGKGRGGRNVEFLLALALALRGHPKVHALAGDTDGVDGIEEIAGALVRPDTLARAWAMGVNPARRLDENDGHGFFEALGDSVVTGPTLTNVNDFRAIYIA; encoded by the coding sequence ATGTCATCCCAATCCGCCTCCTCCCTGCTGCGCGCCATGTTCGACGCTGCGATCGGCGCGGCGCTCCCGCAGCGCTGCATCCAGGCCCACCTGCCGCCGCCTCCGCGCGGGCGGACGCTGGTGCTCGGCGCGGGCAAGGCGGCCGCCAGCATGGCCCAGGCCCTCGAGTCACATTGGCCGGGCCCGCTGGAAGGACTGGTGGTCACGCGCTACGGCTACAAGGTGCCGACCCGGTCGGTCGAGGTGGTGGAGGCGGCCCATCCGGTGCCGGACGCGGCCGGGCTGGCCGCCGCGCAGCGAATGCTGGCGCTGACGAAGGGATTGAACGAAGACGACCTCGTGATCTGCCTGATTTCCGGCGGCGGATCGGCGCTGTTGCCGCTGCCCGCGCCCGGAGTAACAATCGCCGACAAGCAATCCATCAACAAGGCGCTGCTCGCCAGCGGCGCGACGATCTCGGAAATGAATTGCGTGCGGCGCCACCTGTCGGCCATCAAGGGCGGGCGCCTGGCGGCGGCCTGCCATCCGGCGCGCGTGGTGACGCTCCTGATTTCGGACGTGCCGGGGGACGACCCGATCGACATCGCCTCGGGGCCGACCGTGGCCGACCCGAGCACCTGCGCCGATGCGCTGGAGGTGGTGCGGCGCTACGGCATCGTCCTGCCGGAGGCCGCGCGGCGGCTGCTGGAGAGCGGGGAGGGCGAGAGCGTGAAGCCGGGCGACCCGAGGCTCGCGCGCGCCGAGGCCCACCTGATCGCCACGCCGCAGATGGCGCTGGAGGCGGCGGCGCGGGTGGGCGAAGCGGCCGGGGTGGCGGTGCACATCCTGGGCGACAGCCTGGAGGGGGAGGCGCGCAGCGCGGGCAGCCTGCTGGGCGGGATCGCGCGGCAGGTGGCGGAGCGCGGCCAGCCCTTCAGGCCGCCGTGCATATTGCTGTCGGGTGGGGAGACCACGGTGACGGTGCGTGGCAAGGGGCGGGGCGGGCGGAATGTCGAGTTCCTGCTGGCGCTGGCGCTCGCCTTGCGCGGGCATCCGAAGGTGCATGCCCTGGCTGGCGATACCGATGGGGTGGATGGGATCGAGGAGATCGCCGGGGCGCTGGTGCGGCCCGACACGCTGGCGCGGGCCTGGGCGATGGGGGTCAATCCGGCGCGGCGGCTGGATGAGAACGACGGGCATGGGTTCTTCGAGGCGTTGGGGGATTCGGTGGTGACCGGGCCGACGCTGACGAATGTGAATGATTTTAGGGCGATTTATATCGCGTAG
- the fusA gene encoding elongation factor G yields the protein MSRKTPIERYRNIGISAHIDAGKTTTTERILFYTGVNHKIGEVHNGAATMDWMEQEQERGITITSAATTAFWKGMGSNFPEHRINIIDTPGHVDFTIEVERSMRVLDGAVMVYDSVGGVQPQSETVWRQANKYKVPRIAFVNKMDRVGADFFRVQQQIRDRLKGNAVPIQIPLGAEDHFEGVIDLVKMRAIRWDDASQGVKFEYEDIPGELKELAAKWHETMVEAAAEATPELTEKYLNGETLSEDEIKAALRARTIRNEIVPMLAGSAFKNKGVQAMLDAVIEYLPSPVDVPAIAGHDEDDREIERHPSDEEPFSALAFKIMTDPFVGQLTFFRVYSGVVNSGDTVYNPTKGQKERLGRILQMHANERKEIKEVFAGDIAAAVGLKAVTTGDTLSDPDNVIVLEKMAFPEPVISQAVEPKTKADQEKMGIALNRLAQEDPSFRVHTDEESGQTIMSGMGELHLEILVDRMKREFGVEATVGKPQVAYRETIRNTVENIEGKFVKQSGGKGQYGHVVLKLEPMEPGKGYEFVDAIKGGVVPREYIPAVDKGIQETLQAGVLAGYPVVDVRATLTFGSYHDVDSNENAFRMAASMAFKDGMRKAAPELLEPMMQVEVETPEEFTGNVMGDLSTRRGMVQGMDEIPGGGGKLVKALVPLAEMFGYSTTLRSLTQGRATYTMEFKQYSAVPKHVLDQIATSRTSR from the coding sequence ATGAGCCGTAAGACCCCCATTGAGCGTTACCGCAACATCGGCATCAGCGCCCACATCGATGCCGGCAAAACCACGACCACCGAGCGCATCCTGTTCTACACCGGCGTCAATCACAAGATCGGCGAGGTGCACAATGGGGCGGCGACCATGGACTGGATGGAGCAGGAACAGGAACGCGGCATCACGATCACCTCGGCCGCGACCACGGCCTTTTGGAAGGGCATGGGCAGCAACTTCCCCGAGCACCGCATCAACATCATCGACACCCCGGGCCACGTCGACTTCACCATCGAGGTCGAGCGCTCGATGCGGGTGCTGGACGGCGCGGTGATGGTCTACGACTCGGTGGGCGGTGTCCAGCCCCAGTCCGAGACCGTGTGGCGTCAGGCGAACAAGTACAAGGTGCCGCGCATCGCCTTCGTCAACAAGATGGACCGCGTGGGCGCGGACTTCTTCCGCGTCCAGCAGCAGATCCGCGACCGCCTCAAGGGCAATGCAGTGCCGATCCAGATTCCGCTCGGCGCCGAGGACCATTTCGAGGGCGTGATCGACCTGGTCAAGATGCGCGCGATCCGCTGGGACGACGCCAGCCAGGGCGTCAAGTTCGAGTACGAGGACATTCCGGGCGAGCTGAAGGAGCTGGCCGCCAAGTGGCACGAGACGATGGTCGAGGCCGCGGCCGAGGCCACGCCCGAGCTCACCGAGAAGTACCTGAACGGCGAGACCCTGAGCGAGGACGAGATCAAGGCCGCGCTGCGCGCGCGCACCATCCGCAACGAGATCGTGCCGATGCTGGCCGGCAGCGCCTTCAAGAACAAGGGCGTGCAGGCGATGCTCGACGCGGTGATCGAATACCTGCCCTCGCCGGTGGACGTGCCCGCCATCGCCGGTCATGACGAGGACGACAGGGAGATCGAGCGTCATCCTTCGGACGAGGAGCCGTTCTCGGCGCTCGCTTTCAAGATCATGACCGATCCTTTCGTCGGCCAGCTGACCTTCTTCCGGGTCTACTCGGGCGTGGTGAACTCGGGCGACACCGTGTACAACCCGACCAAGGGCCAGAAGGAGCGCCTGGGCCGCATCCTGCAGATGCACGCCAACGAGCGCAAGGAGATCAAGGAAGTGTTCGCCGGCGACATCGCGGCGGCGGTCGGCCTGAAGGCGGTGACCACCGGCGACACCCTGAGCGACCCGGACAATGTGATCGTGCTGGAGAAGATGGCCTTCCCCGAGCCGGTGATCTCGCAGGCGGTGGAGCCGAAGACCAAGGCCGACCAGGAAAAGATGGGCATCGCCCTCAACCGCCTGGCGCAGGAGGACCCGTCCTTCCGCGTCCACACCGACGAGGAATCGGGCCAGACCATCATGTCGGGCATGGGCGAGCTGCACCTGGAGATCCTGGTGGACCGCATGAAGCGCGAGTTCGGCGTCGAGGCCACGGTCGGCAAGCCCCAGGTGGCTTACCGCGAGACCATCCGCAACACGGTCGAGAACATCGAGGGCAAGTTCGTCAAGCAGTCGGGCGGCAAGGGCCAGTACGGCCACGTGGTGCTCAAGCTCGAGCCGATGGAGCCGGGCAAGGGCTACGAGTTCGTCGACGCGATCAAGGGCGGCGTGGTGCCGCGCGAGTACATCCCGGCGGTGGACAAGGGCATCCAGGAGACCCTGCAGGCGGGTGTGCTGGCCGGCTACCCGGTGGTGGACGTGCGCGCCACCCTCACCTTCGGCTCCTACCACGACGTCGACTCGAACGAGAACGCGTTCCGGATGGCGGCCTCGATGGCCTTCAAGGACGGCATGCGCAAGGCCGCGCCCGAGCTGCTCGAGCCGATGATGCAGGTGGAGGTGGAAACGCCCGAGGAATTCACCGGCAACGTGATGGGCGATTTGTCGACCCGGCGCGGCATGGTGCAGGGTATGGACGAGATCCCGGGCGGCGGGGGCAAGCTGGTCAAGGCCCTGGTTCCGCTGGCCGAGATGTTCGGCTACTCGACCACGCTGCGTTCGCTGACCCAGGGACGGGCGACCTACACGATGGAGTTCAAGCAGTACTCCGCCGTGCCCAAGCATGTGCTCGACCAGATCGCGACTTCGCGGACCAGTCGCTAA
- a CDS encoding TonB-dependent receptor domain-containing protein: protein MYTSRRPASSLLPSLRVSCLCLSALGGVLLAAGPAAAWQTQEAQPGTGQPARVGTAPAAATPTATTPTAGQPAAAPPATANPPVSSTVEVTAARQSNRIDRQSYDVKADPASTNDSVADTLNKVPSVAVDADGNVSLRGRNNVQILVDGKPSAMMQGDNRAAALQALPAGDLESVEVINNPGAQFGNEGGGGPIINLVMRRERRPGGFGALNANAGTKGRYNASAFGSYTAGRVSWQGSMYGRHDRRESSGETVRERIDPVTRAAAGSVQNISGETVNDIGGFNGSVTYNLGEKDVLGASLGYNAVNGDGDNAEYYRGTRADGSVDSEYLRTTERDNRNRNYNASLRLDHKGEAPGELLKLDLRLSGTDADSDARYASRYTVRPANAQNPFNRQEGVNDTRVIDFTGDYERPVENGIVKLGYKLARTRSVGDNLFIDIDPVTGVERVNSNRTNRFELDDTTYAVYGSYQRRIDEKWSALGGLRAEYNELDLDQVTTRIQATNHSFDLIPSAFVTYGLSDDTTIRLSYAHRIRRPNAGELNPFVIYRDELNLASGNPRLKPSDTDSLELGVETKLGKVDTNVRLYARRDTDLIQERRVLLANDVVLSTRENAGSNRSGGIEFNFSGKATEKLSLNLNGNIGYAEQTALGVASGGDDKRSATTVSARGRISYQLDKDNSFQVILNAQGKQLLGEGYRKPVRSADFTYRRNLTPAMSLVLNVNDVFDSQKIETVTDTERLREYSLRRNGGRALFVGLSYRFGSFAGNGQRPPGPGGPGMRMGPRGPGPM from the coding sequence ATGTACACCTCGCGCCGTCCCGCTTCCTCCCTGCTTCCGTCGCTCCGCGTTTCCTGCCTCTGCCTTTCCGCTCTGGGCGGCGTCCTGCTGGCCGCCGGTCCCGCCGCCGCCTGGCAGACCCAGGAGGCGCAGCCCGGAACCGGGCAGCCGGCGCGGGTGGGCACGGCGCCAGCCGCCGCGACCCCGACCGCTACAACGCCGACTGCTGGGCAGCCGGCTGCTGCGCCGCCTGCGACGGCCAACCCGCCGGTATCCTCGACGGTGGAAGTGACGGCCGCGCGCCAGTCCAACCGCATCGACCGCCAGAGCTACGACGTCAAGGCCGATCCGGCCAGCACCAACGACAGCGTGGCCGACACCCTGAACAAGGTGCCTTCAGTTGCGGTGGACGCGGACGGCAACGTCTCCCTGCGCGGCCGCAACAACGTGCAGATCCTGGTCGACGGCAAGCCCTCGGCCATGATGCAGGGCGATAACCGGGCCGCCGCCCTGCAGGCCCTGCCGGCCGGCGACCTGGAGTCGGTGGAGGTGATCAACAATCCGGGCGCCCAGTTCGGCAACGAGGGCGGCGGCGGTCCGATCATCAACCTGGTGATGCGGCGCGAGCGCCGCCCCGGCGGCTTCGGCGCGCTCAACGCCAATGCCGGCACCAAGGGCCGCTACAACGCGTCGGCCTTCGGCAGCTACACGGCCGGCCGCGTGAGCTGGCAGGGCAGCATGTACGGCCGCCACGACCGCCGCGAGTCGAGCGGCGAGACGGTGCGCGAGCGCATCGATCCGGTGACCCGGGCCGCCGCTGGCAGCGTCCAGAACATCAGCGGCGAAACGGTCAACGACATCGGCGGCTTCAACGGCTCGGTCACCTACAACCTCGGCGAGAAGGACGTGCTGGGCGCGAGCCTGGGCTACAACGCGGTCAACGGCGACGGCGACAATGCCGAGTACTACCGCGGCACGCGCGCCGACGGCAGCGTGGATAGCGAGTACCTGCGCACCACCGAGCGCGACAACCGGAACCGCAACTACAACGCCAGCCTGCGCCTGGACCACAAGGGCGAGGCGCCCGGCGAGCTGCTCAAGCTCGACCTGCGCCTGTCCGGCACCGACGCCGACAGCGACGCGCGCTACGCCAGCCGCTACACCGTGCGTCCGGCCAACGCCCAGAACCCCTTCAACCGCCAGGAAGGCGTGAACGACACCCGCGTGATCGACTTCACCGGCGACTACGAGCGCCCGGTCGAGAACGGCATCGTCAAGCTGGGCTACAAGCTGGCCCGCACCCGCAGCGTGGGCGACAACCTGTTCATCGACATCGATCCGGTCACCGGCGTGGAGCGGGTGAACAGCAACCGCACCAACCGCTTCGAGCTGGACGACACCACCTACGCCGTGTACGGCTCCTACCAGCGCCGCATCGACGAGAAATGGAGCGCGCTGGGCGGCCTGCGCGCCGAGTACAACGAGCTCGATCTTGACCAGGTGACCACCCGCATCCAGGCCACCAACCATTCCTTCGACCTGATCCCGAGCGCCTTCGTCACCTACGGCCTGTCGGACGACACCACGATCCGCCTCAGCTACGCGCACCGCATCCGCCGCCCCAACGCGGGCGAGCTGAACCCGTTCGTGATCTACCGCGACGAACTGAACCTCGCCTCCGGCAACCCGCGCCTGAAGCCGAGCGACACCGACTCGCTCGAACTCGGCGTCGAGACCAAACTCGGCAAGGTTGACACCAATGTGCGCCTGTACGCGCGCCGCGACACCGACCTGATCCAGGAACGGCGGGTGCTGCTGGCCAACGACGTGGTCCTGAGCACGCGCGAGAACGCGGGCAGCAACCGCTCGGGCGGCATCGAGTTCAATTTCAGCGGCAAGGCCACCGAGAAGCTGAGCCTCAACCTGAACGGCAACATCGGCTATGCCGAGCAGACCGCGCTCGGCGTGGCCAGCGGCGGCGACGACAAGCGCAGCGCCACCACCGTGTCGGCGCGCGGGCGCATCAGCTACCAGCTGGACAAGGACAACAGCTTCCAGGTGATCCTCAACGCCCAGGGCAAGCAACTGCTCGGCGAGGGCTACCGCAAGCCGGTGCGCAGCGCCGACTTCACCTACCGCCGCAACCTGACCCCGGCCATGAGCCTGGTGCTCAACG